From Weissella diestrammenae, a single genomic window includes:
- a CDS encoding YebC/PmpR family DNA-binding transcriptional regulator — translation MSGHSKWHNIQGRKNAQDAKRGKIFQKLSRDLYTAAKAGGVDPDGNPGLRLVMEKAKAANMPKDNVQRALDKASGAGGANYQELTYEGYGPAGIAVLVEALTDNTNRTASNIRSAFKHAGGELGTSGSVSFQFERKGYLEISRGEDAPAVDEDQLFEDMLEAGADDMKTYEDQFEIYTDPKSFPAVRDALAEKGYVFASDEVTMVADNPMEVPADKAESLVKLVDELEADDDVSAVYTTAE, via the coding sequence ATGTCAGGACATAGTAAATGGCATAATATTCAAGGACGTAAAAACGCCCAAGATGCTAAACGTGGAAAGATCTTCCAGAAGTTATCACGTGATTTGTATACTGCTGCTAAAGCTGGTGGTGTTGATCCAGATGGTAACCCAGGCTTACGTTTGGTAATGGAAAAAGCTAAAGCGGCTAATATGCCAAAGGACAACGTTCAACGTGCCTTGGATAAAGCCTCTGGTGCAGGTGGTGCAAACTATCAAGAATTGACGTATGAGGGATACGGACCGGCTGGGATTGCTGTATTAGTTGAAGCGTTAACTGATAATACCAATCGAACGGCTTCAAATATCCGGTCAGCATTTAAACATGCTGGTGGTGAATTGGGAACGTCAGGTTCTGTGTCTTTCCAATTTGAACGTAAAGGCTACTTGGAAATTTCTCGTGGTGAAGATGCGCCAGCAGTGGATGAAGATCAATTGTTTGAGGATATGCTTGAAGCTGGTGCTGATGATATGAAGACATATGAAGATCAATTTGAAATTTATACTGATCCGAAGTCGTTCCCAGCGGTTCGTGATGCTCTCGCTGAAAAAGGTTATGTCTTTGCTTCAGACGAAGTCACAATGGTTGCTGATAATCCAATGGAAGTACCTGCAGATAAGGCTGAGTCTTTGGTAAAGCTTGTTGATGAATTAGAAGCTGACGATGATGTGTCGGCAGTTTATACAACAGCTGAATAA